A portion of the Gemmatimonadaceae bacterium genome contains these proteins:
- a CDS encoding PadR family transcriptional regulator, translated as MARDTSDLLHGTLDLLVLRAISWGPMHGYAVSKWIEARTGEELQVVDSALYKALHRLEDSGAIAAKWGVSENNRRAKYYSLTARGRQMMRAEIATWKRYVAAVTGVIETG; from the coding sequence GTGGCCCGCGACACGAGCGACCTGCTGCACGGCACCCTGGACCTCCTTGTGCTCAGGGCAATCTCCTGGGGGCCGATGCATGGCTACGCCGTCAGCAAGTGGATCGAAGCGCGAACCGGTGAGGAGCTCCAGGTCGTCGACTCCGCGCTCTACAAGGCGCTGCACCGCCTTGAAGACAGCGGCGCCATCGCGGCCAAGTGGGGCGTCTCCGAGAACAATCGCCGGGCGAAGTACTACTCGCTGACCGCGCGCGGCCGCCAGATGATGCGCGCCGAGATCGCGACGTGGAAACGGTACGTCGCGGCGGTGACCGGTGTGATCGAGACCGGCTGA